One Deinococcus yavapaiensis KR-236 DNA window includes the following coding sequences:
- a CDS encoding DEAD/DEAH box helicase yields the protein MTSAALRFDRGTLVLAEAPDGQRWKDFATWDERAHRYRLPAYRYRDFLEALRAEGTFVRDEARAFQNLELKTARNLAPYPHQQEALSAWKRAGRRGLVVLPTGAGKTYLAELALHATPRSCLIVVPTLDLMHQWYAGLRAAYPDAALGLLGGGSKDETPLLIATYDSAAIHAERLGDRYGLVVFDEVHHLGGDFTRVIAEYSIAPYRLGLTATPPGGQRMHDLTDLVGPLVYSKRPEELAGGALASYREVHILVRLSDSERERYDRAMSKRNAFLARERLDISHLEGWRQFVRMSGRGEGRNAMLAHREARSLAFGTDGKLRVLEELLARHADERVLIFTNDNATVYRVSREFLLPALTHQTPVKERVALLDAFRRGDYRVLVTSRVLNEGVDVPEASVAIVLSGTGEEREHTQRLGRILRRAEGKQAVLYEVVTEGTTEEGVSRRRRGEFEREAGPPVAYLDDIPTAVNWEEL from the coding sequence ATGACGTCCGCCGCCCTGCGCTTCGACCGGGGAACCCTCGTGCTCGCCGAGGCTCCGGACGGTCAGCGCTGGAAGGACTTCGCAACCTGGGACGAGCGCGCCCATCGTTACCGCCTGCCCGCGTACCGCTACCGTGACTTTCTCGAAGCTCTGCGCGCGGAAGGAACCTTTGTGCGCGACGAAGCGCGCGCCTTTCAAAACCTGGAACTCAAGACCGCGCGCAACTTGGCGCCGTATCCGCATCAACAAGAAGCCCTGAGCGCGTGGAAGCGCGCGGGACGGCGCGGACTCGTCGTCCTGCCGACAGGCGCGGGCAAGACGTACCTCGCCGAACTCGCTTTGCACGCCACCCCGAGGTCGTGCCTCATCGTCGTGCCCACCCTCGACCTCATGCATCAATGGTACGCGGGCTTGCGGGCCGCGTACCCCGACGCGGCCCTCGGCCTGCTCGGCGGCGGATCGAAAGACGAGACCCCCCTGCTGATCGCCACGTACGACTCGGCCGCCATTCACGCCGAGCGCCTCGGGGATCGTTACGGCCTCGTCGTGTTCGACGAAGTTCACCATCTGGGCGGCGATTTCACGCGCGTCATCGCAGAGTACTCCATCGCTCCCTACCGCCTCGGCCTCACCGCGACGCCGCCCGGCGGCCAGCGAATGCATGACCTCACGGATCTCGTCGGGCCGCTCGTGTATTCCAAGCGGCCCGAGGAACTCGCCGGGGGCGCCCTCGCCTCGTACCGTGAAGTTCACATTCTCGTGCGCCTCTCAGATTCTGAGCGCGAACGCTACGACCGCGCCATGAGCAAACGCAACGCTTTCCTAGCTCGCGAGCGTCTCGACATCTCGCACCTCGAAGGCTGGCGGCAGTTCGTGCGCATGTCGGGACGCGGTGAGGGACGAAACGCGATGCTCGCGCACCGCGAAGCTCGCTCGCTCGCCTTCGGCACCGACGGCAAGCTGCGCGTTCTCGAGGAACTCCTCGCGCGACATGCCGACGAGCGCGTGTTGATCTTCACGAATGACAACGCCACCGTCTACCGCGTTTCGCGCGAGTTTCTGCTGCCCGCCCTCACCCACCAGACGCCCGTCAAGGAACGTGTCGCCCTCCTCGACGCATTTCGGCGAGGCGATTACCGCGTTCTCGTCACGAGCCGCGTTCTCAACGAAGGCGTTGACGTGCCCGAGGCGAGCGTGGCGATCGTCTTGTCCGGCACGGGCGAAGAACGCGAGCACACCCAGCGCCTCGGACGCATCTTGCGCCGCGCCGAAGGCAAGCAAGCCGTCTTGTACGAAGTGGTCACCGAAGGCACCACCGAAGAAGGCGTTTCCCGCCGCAGACGCGGCGAGTTCGAACGCGAAGCCGGGCCGCCCGTCGCGTACCTCGACGACATTCCCACCGCCGTGAACTGGGAGGAGTTGTGA
- a CDS encoding acyltransferase family protein, with protein MSATQDNFARDNNFDALRFLGALLVFVSHATFVPTGTLWADPLYRLSNGQMTIGWIGVGMFFVISGYLITMSWERRRGILAFFQARALRIYPALIVVVLGIFLVGRLLSTDPSYFSNSSAWAYLANIVLPFVDNHLPGVFQNQPSSGVSDNFWTLRYEIGCYVLIASLGFFKVWRRDTVLVLFLLVSALFALGWPGTHNGWFDLPRYFLAGAVAYLYRDRIPWRGSLALLAFAGLTLFTFVGGMKLAFSLFGTYLTLYLAFAPWLNLRSFGKRGDFSYGLYLMGLFVQQVVQGALPRLGMVGNFVVSFPIVLTLAVLLWYAVEKPALAFKRFGRPKPSASPVVQASD; from the coding sequence GTGAGCGCGACGCAGGACAATTTTGCGCGGGACAACAACTTCGATGCCCTGCGATTTCTCGGTGCTTTGCTGGTCTTCGTGTCTCACGCGACCTTCGTACCGACGGGCACGCTGTGGGCCGATCCCCTTTACCGCTTGTCGAACGGGCAGATGACGATCGGCTGGATCGGCGTCGGGATGTTCTTCGTCATCAGCGGATACCTCATCACGATGTCGTGGGAACGTCGCCGAGGAATCCTCGCCTTTTTCCAGGCACGTGCTCTGCGAATCTACCCGGCCTTGATCGTCGTGGTGCTCGGCATCTTTCTCGTGGGGCGACTGCTGTCGACGGACCCGTCATACTTCTCGAATTCGAGCGCCTGGGCTTACCTCGCCAATATCGTCTTGCCTTTCGTCGACAACCACTTGCCGGGCGTCTTTCAGAATCAACCGTCGAGCGGCGTGTCCGACAACTTCTGGACGCTGCGCTACGAAATCGGTTGCTACGTGCTGATCGCCTCCTTGGGCTTTTTCAAAGTGTGGCGGCGCGACACGGTCCTCGTGCTCTTCCTGCTCGTCTCCGCGCTGTTCGCGCTCGGGTGGCCGGGCACGCACAACGGCTGGTTCGACCTCCCGCGTTACTTCCTGGCGGGCGCCGTGGCCTACCTGTACCGCGACCGCATTCCGTGGCGCGGCTCGCTCGCCCTGCTCGCCTTCGCGGGTCTGACGCTGTTCACGTTCGTCGGGGGAATGAAGCTCGCGTTCTCGCTGTTCGGAACGTACCTGACTTTGTACTTGGCGTTCGCGCCTTGGCTGAACTTGCGCAGCTTCGGAAAGCGTGGCGATTTCAGCTACGGCTTGTACCTCATGGGCTTGTTCGTGCAGCAAGTCGTGCAGGGCGCGTTGCCGCGCCTCGGCATGGTCGGCAACTTCGTCGTGAGCTTCCCGATCGTGCTGACCTTGGCCGTGCTGCTGTGGTACGCCGTCGAGAAGCCCGCCCTGGCGTTCAAACGCTTCGGGCGTCCCAAGCCCAGCGCGTCTCCCGTCGTGCAGGCGAGCGACTGA
- a CDS encoding response regulator yields MSDPRVIDILLVEDNVTDVVLTREVFAEASVPNEVHVARDGVEALSFLRREGSYEESPTPDVILLDINMPRMSGLEFLATLKNDPQLRHIPVIMLTTSAAERDVERSYELHANAYITKPVDFGAFSIMMHTFEAFWLSIARLPSVSAKPAI; encoded by the coding sequence GTGAGCGACCCTCGTGTCATCGACATCCTGCTGGTGGAAGACAACGTCACCGATGTCGTATTGACACGCGAAGTCTTCGCGGAGGCGAGCGTACCGAACGAGGTGCACGTGGCGCGCGACGGCGTGGAAGCTTTGTCGTTCCTGCGCCGCGAAGGTTCGTACGAGGAATCCCCGACTCCCGACGTGATCTTGCTCGACATCAACATGCCGCGCATGAGCGGCTTGGAGTTCCTGGCGACCCTCAAGAACGATCCGCAGTTGCGTCACATTCCCGTCATCATGTTGACGACGTCGGCGGCCGAGCGGGACGTGGAGCGCAGCTACGAGCTTCACGCGAACGCGTACATCACCAAACCCGTCGACTTCGGCGCGTTCAGCATCATGATGCACACCTTCGAGGCTTTTTGGCTGAGCATTGCTCGGCTCCCGAGCGTGTCCGCGAAGCCGGCCATCTGA
- a CDS encoding nucleoside hydrolase: MSTPIILDCDPGHDDAVALLLALASSELSVLGVTVTHGNVELERTLANTLALREFAGSDVPVYGGAARPLVRAPLTATHVHGASGVGNVVLPRPTRGAERERAAEFIVRTALERPGEVTLVAIGPLTNVALALRLEPRLAAFLKGIVFMGGSLSHGNTTPAAEFNFHADPHAARIVLESGARITMFGLDATRQVPITRAHVERFERAASPSAKLCGALLDDALSRLEARGRSVGALHDPCTVAFLVDPGLFETRELFVSVDVSEGDNFGRSTADFTSATSQTPNVRAAVTARADEFYDLLFERLSNFPA, from the coding sequence ATGTCCACGCCGATCATTCTCGACTGCGATCCGGGTCATGACGACGCCGTTGCCCTGCTGCTCGCCCTCGCCAGCTCCGAATTGAGCGTGCTGGGAGTCACCGTCACGCACGGCAACGTCGAATTGGAGCGAACTCTCGCAAACACGCTCGCCCTACGCGAGTTCGCCGGGTCGGACGTGCCCGTGTACGGCGGGGCGGCGCGGCCACTCGTGCGCGCGCCTCTCACCGCGACGCACGTCCACGGTGCCAGCGGCGTCGGGAACGTCGTCCTGCCACGTCCCACTCGGGGCGCGGAGCGCGAACGCGCCGCCGAGTTCATCGTTCGGACGGCCTTGGAGCGCCCGGGGGAAGTGACGCTCGTCGCGATCGGCCCGTTGACGAACGTCGCGTTGGCGCTGCGGCTCGAACCTCGACTCGCCGCCTTCCTGAAAGGAATCGTCTTCATGGGCGGCAGCTTGTCGCACGGTAACACCACGCCCGCCGCCGAGTTCAACTTTCACGCCGACCCGCACGCGGCGCGCATCGTCTTGGAGTCGGGCGCGCGGATCACGATGTTTGGGCTCGACGCCACGCGGCAAGTGCCCATCACCCGCGCGCACGTCGAACGCTTCGAAAGGGCCGCGTCGCCATCGGCGAAGCTGTGCGGCGCCCTCCTGGACGACGCCCTCTCGCGTTTGGAAGCGCGTGGGCGCTCGGTAGGAGCGCTGCACGATCCGTGCACCGTCGCGTTTCTCGTCGATCCGGGCCTGTTCGAGACGCGCGAGTTGTTCGTGAGTGTCGACGTGAGCGAGGGCGACAATTTCGGGCGCTCCACCGCCGACTTCACGAGCGCGACGAGTCAAACGCCGAACGTCCGCGCCGCCGTGACGGCGCGCGCGGACGAATTCTACGATTTGTTGTTCGAACGCCTGAGCAACTTTCCGGCGTGA
- a CDS encoding hemolysin family protein, which yields MDSPLFVIAVIVVLTLANGLFASSELALVSARRSRLEGLAEEGNRAAKLALDLSERPGALLATVQVGITLIGTINSIFAGENLVRFIEPGLRPYFGSATGTVSYVLIVLLVTFVSLVLGELAPKRLALRDPEGLAMRVAPLMALLEAVTRPIVWVLDRTATLLLRLVGVRGERQQDVTEEDVRALVEQATESGSLEAGESELIERVLRFNDRRVREVMTPRVELVMLDLDQPVPSLLENALHLGHSRYPVYTNGPDNIVGLLRRDDLLAVALDPNLPVASAMREPLYVPESAWANDVLMQLNESKQYEALVVDEYGDLAGMVTANDLISELVGVFGDEREEAEMLVRRPDGSFLADGALAMHDLREILALPAGDEEAFTTLAGYVLSHTGSIPNVGERIEVDGWTLEVVDLDGRRIDRLLIVPPEGYVSEDIRAGNPSDISTRPS from the coding sequence GTGGATTCGCCCCTCTTCGTGATCGCGGTCATCGTCGTGCTCACGCTCGCCAACGGCCTGTTCGCGTCCTCGGAACTCGCGCTCGTGTCCGCGCGGCGCTCGCGCCTCGAAGGCCTCGCCGAGGAAGGCAACCGCGCGGCGAAGCTCGCCCTCGATCTTTCCGAGCGGCCCGGCGCCCTGCTGGCCACGGTCCAAGTCGGCATCACGCTCATCGGGACGATCAACTCGATTTTCGCGGGCGAGAACCTCGTTCGGTTCATCGAGCCGGGCCTCCGACCGTACTTCGGAAGCGCGACGGGCACGGTCAGCTATGTGCTGATCGTTCTCCTCGTGACCTTCGTGTCTCTCGTGTTGGGCGAGCTCGCTCCGAAGCGGCTGGCATTGCGCGATCCCGAGGGACTCGCGATGCGCGTCGCGCCCCTCATGGCGCTCTTGGAAGCCGTGACACGCCCTATCGTGTGGGTCCTCGACCGCACGGCGACGCTGCTGCTGCGTCTCGTCGGCGTACGAGGCGAGCGGCAGCAAGACGTCACCGAGGAGGACGTGCGCGCCCTCGTAGAGCAAGCCACGGAAAGCGGCTCTTTGGAAGCGGGCGAAAGCGAGCTCATCGAGCGAGTGCTGCGCTTCAACGACCGCCGCGTGCGCGAGGTGATGACGCCGCGCGTGGAGCTCGTGATGCTCGACCTCGACCAGCCGGTGCCGTCCTTGCTGGAGAACGCGCTTCACCTCGGGCACTCGCGCTATCCGGTGTACACGAACGGACCCGACAACATCGTCGGCTTGCTGCGCAGAGACGATCTGCTTGCCGTGGCCCTCGATCCGAACCTGCCCGTCGCGTCGGCGATGCGCGAGCCGCTGTACGTGCCGGAAAGCGCGTGGGCGAACGACGTGCTGATGCAACTCAACGAGAGCAAGCAGTACGAAGCGCTCGTCGTGGACGAGTACGGCGACCTCGCCGGGATGGTGACGGCGAACGACTTGATCTCGGAGCTCGTGGGCGTCTTCGGCGACGAGCGCGAAGAAGCCGAGATGCTCGTGCGCCGCCCCGACGGGTCGTTTCTCGCGGACGGCGCCCTTGCCATGCACGACTTGCGCGAGATCCTCGCGCTTCCCGCGGGCGACGAGGAAGCGTTCACGACCCTCGCAGGATACGTTCTGTCGCACACGGGCAGCATTCCGAACGTCGGGGAGCGCATCGAGGTGGATGGTTGGACGCTCGAAGTCGTGGACTTGGACGGGCGCCGCATCGACCGCTTGCTGATCGTGCCGCCCGAGGGGTACGTTTCCGAGGACATCCGCGCGGGCAATCCGAGCGACATCTCGACGCGTCCGAGCTGA
- a CDS encoding M48 family metallopeptidase has product MVVTIRRSQKRRTIALRVTRDGVTLHAPYGIAEEELLRWARSKQDWIEKTRRHFAARTPPSYTFTDGERLPYLDETLTLRLTSRRDAQRVGPVLEAPCEGTKDAVRAWYERETIAFFTPLAHEMAARLGVTVRAIKLTHAKTRWGSCTASGVLRFNPRILLGTSRLAVYLCAHEVAHLRELNHSPRFWRHVAALMPSYVGAREQLKGEGWRLTFDA; this is encoded by the coding sequence ATGGTCGTCACGATCCGTCGCTCACAAAAGCGCCGTACCATCGCACTTCGCGTCACGCGCGACGGCGTGACACTGCACGCTCCGTACGGCATCGCCGAGGAGGAGTTGCTTCGGTGGGCCCGAAGCAAGCAGGATTGGATCGAGAAGACGCGCCGTCACTTCGCCGCGCGCACTCCGCCGAGCTACACCTTCACCGACGGCGAGCGGCTTCCTTACCTCGACGAGACGTTGACATTGCGCCTCACGAGCCGCCGCGACGCTCAACGGGTCGGCCCCGTGCTCGAAGCGCCCTGCGAGGGCACGAAGGACGCGGTGCGAGCATGGTACGAACGTGAAACGATCGCGTTCTTCACGCCGCTCGCCCACGAGATGGCCGCGCGTCTCGGCGTGACGGTGCGAGCCATCAAGCTCACGCACGCCAAGACTCGCTGGGGCAGTTGCACCGCCTCGGGCGTGCTTCGTTTCAATCCACGCATCCTGCTGGGCACGTCGCGCCTCGCCGTGTACTTGTGCGCGCACGAAGTCGCGCACTTGCGAGAGCTCAACCACTCGCCTCGGTTCTGGCGGCATGTCGCCGCCCTCATGCCCTCGTACGTGGGCGCGCGCGAGCAACTCAAGGGCGAGGGGTGGCGGCTCACGTTCGACGCCTGA
- a CDS encoding sensor histidine kinase: protein MVPDPRALLEAVREVIVHLDAAERITYVNAEGADFLGLDPNDLTGRSLWDVVPEAASSPIEIAVREAARSGAPRSFEGRDRVSGRWLDVAAYPTTNGVLLRVRDIHEQKSTEERAHRLGAVTEALAGAATTAEIVDVLLAAALPATLAEAGAVLRALPDGSVRLLGQYGYPDDVASLFEHSRPAEPSPLTDALRERMGVYLAHEEVATRYPNLANDEIARRPAFHVVVPLVTSSDAMGAWQLTFPASTKLTESDRAFVETLARLAALALARGLLHDAMEDTIAARTKAVATQAAEMRAYADAVTRDLLPPVRRIRSFTELVVRRVGDELPEREARYLEYVRAESERATHLLTALATFVTSGQDSLQRTNVPLGRLAVDVRADLAPLVGSRSVAWTFRDLPTVRGDATLLRQVFAALLSNALKFTETRSVALIEVGAERRDDTWHVSVNDNGVGFPTAHLDALSSANGDLPSSSLGVGLATVRRIVVKHGGIVWAENLPEGGATVHFTLPDEPRNG, encoded by the coding sequence ATGGTCCCCGATCCTCGCGCCTTGCTGGAAGCAGTGCGTGAGGTCATCGTGCACCTCGACGCCGCCGAGCGAATCACCTACGTCAACGCGGAAGGCGCCGACTTTCTCGGACTCGACCCGAACGACTTGACGGGGCGTTCCTTGTGGGACGTCGTGCCGGAAGCCGCCTCGTCCCCGATCGAGATCGCGGTGCGCGAAGCCGCGCGAAGCGGCGCGCCCCGTTCGTTCGAGGGCCGTGACCGCGTCTCGGGCCGCTGGTTGGATGTCGCCGCGTACCCCACAACTAACGGGGTACTGCTGCGAGTTCGCGACATTCACGAGCAGAAGAGCACGGAGGAGCGCGCCCACCGTCTTGGCGCCGTCACGGAAGCGCTCGCGGGCGCGGCGACGACCGCCGAGATCGTGGACGTCCTGCTCGCGGCGGCCCTGCCTGCCACGCTCGCCGAAGCAGGCGCGGTGCTCCGCGCTCTTCCGGACGGAAGCGTGCGCCTGCTGGGCCAGTACGGATATCCGGACGACGTCGCGTCCCTCTTCGAGCATTCCCGTCCTGCCGAGCCGTCCCCGCTGACCGACGCGCTTCGCGAACGGATGGGCGTGTACCTGGCCCACGAGGAGGTGGCGACGCGCTACCCGAACTTGGCGAACGACGAGATCGCGCGCCGACCTGCTTTTCACGTCGTCGTGCCGCTCGTGACGAGCAGCGATGCGATGGGCGCGTGGCAACTGACGTTTCCGGCGTCCACGAAGTTGACCGAGTCGGACCGCGCCTTCGTGGAGACCCTCGCTCGCCTCGCGGCCCTCGCGCTCGCTCGCGGCTTGCTGCACGACGCCATGGAGGACACCATCGCCGCGCGTACGAAAGCCGTGGCGACGCAGGCGGCGGAGATGCGCGCCTACGCCGACGCCGTCACGCGCGACCTTCTGCCGCCCGTGCGCCGCATCCGCTCGTTCACGGAATTGGTCGTGCGCCGCGTCGGCGACGAGCTGCCCGAGCGAGAAGCGCGGTACTTGGAGTACGTGCGCGCCGAGAGCGAGCGGGCCACGCACCTCCTCACGGCCCTCGCGACCTTCGTGACGAGCGGCCAAGACTCCTTGCAGCGCACGAACGTTCCACTCGGGCGGCTCGCGGTGGACGTTCGCGCCGATCTCGCGCCGCTCGTGGGCAGTCGCTCGGTCGCGTGGACGTTTCGTGACTTGCCGACCGTGCGCGGCGACGCGACGTTGCTTCGTCAAGTGTTCGCGGCGCTGCTGTCGAACGCCTTGAAGTTCACGGAGACACGCTCCGTCGCCTTGATCGAAGTCGGAGCCGAGCGCCGAGACGACACGTGGCACGTGTCGGTGAACGACAACGGCGTCGGCTTCCCGACGGCGCACCTCGACGCCCTGTCGAGCGCGAACGGTGACTTGCCGAGTTCCTCGCTCGGCGTGGGCCTCGCCACGGTGCGGCGAATCGTCGTGAAGCACGGCGGCATCGTGTGGGCAGAGAACTTGCCCGAGGGCGGAGCGACCGTGCACTTCACGTTGCCCGACGAGCCGCGAAACGGTTGA
- the nagZ gene encoding beta-N-acetylhexosaminidase: MPDLPNCRLAGPLVMVDVPGPDLDDDTAEHLRRHGIRAVCLFGKNIQDESQLARLVTDLRAVMGEDALIAIDQEGGGVFRTTFLPFAPSAMSLGAANDEDLARNVGRAVARPLAALGINWNFAPVLDLNVNALNPVIGDRAFGADPERVARLASAWLEGSLQEGVAGCVKHFPGHGDTHLDSHLALPRVSKARDVLDDVELAPFRRVFSSGRAPAVMTAHIVFEALDEALPATLSGAVLTELLRDELAFDGVVITDSMGMAAIDANFGRGEAGVLALRAGADMVMALGRRSAQEATLEAIQSALERGEIQGVERRLARLNALAERFRASGRTYPDEQRRRDEQLFDEAWRRGLTAVRGPTRPNLGERVTLIALEGVDRSFVSEAGVRGETLASFLRDLYDLDTVFVQNPGDVDWPALRASGRFLALATTSRHRAEGWRSATPDLHLALWNPYAVLDVNAPAIVTYGYRAGALRALAAYLKGEMEALGTAPVDLR, encoded by the coding sequence ATGCCCGATCTTCCGAATTGCCGCCTCGCCGGACCGCTCGTCATGGTAGACGTGCCGGGACCCGACCTCGACGATGACACCGCCGAACACTTGCGCCGCCACGGAATTCGCGCCGTGTGCCTTTTCGGCAAGAACATCCAAGACGAGTCGCAACTCGCGCGGCTCGTGACGGACTTGCGCGCCGTGATGGGCGAAGACGCCCTCATCGCCATCGATCAGGAAGGCGGCGGCGTCTTTCGAACGACCTTCCTGCCGTTCGCTCCGAGCGCCATGAGCCTCGGCGCGGCGAACGACGAGGACCTCGCGCGAAACGTCGGGCGGGCGGTCGCACGTCCGCTCGCCGCGCTCGGCATCAATTGGAACTTCGCGCCCGTCCTCGATCTCAACGTGAATGCGCTCAACCCCGTGATTGGCGACCGCGCCTTCGGCGCCGATCCAGAGCGCGTCGCTCGACTCGCCTCGGCTTGGCTCGAAGGCAGCTTGCAAGAGGGCGTGGCGGGGTGCGTGAAGCACTTTCCGGGACACGGCGACACCCACCTCGACAGCCACCTCGCCTTGCCCCGCGTGAGCAAAGCGCGCGACGTGCTCGACGACGTCGAACTCGCGCCGTTTCGCCGTGTCTTCTCGAGCGGTCGGGCGCCCGCCGTGATGACGGCGCACATCGTCTTCGAAGCGCTCGACGAGGCGTTGCCCGCCACCCTCTCGGGCGCGGTTCTCACCGAGCTCCTGCGCGACGAACTGGCGTTCGACGGCGTCGTCATCACCGACTCGATGGGCATGGCGGCGATCGACGCGAACTTCGGACGCGGTGAGGCGGGTGTCCTCGCCTTGCGAGCCGGGGCGGACATGGTGATGGCACTCGGGCGCCGAAGCGCGCAGGAAGCGACTTTGGAGGCGATTCAAAGCGCGTTGGAGCGCGGCGAAATCCAAGGCGTCGAGCGGCGCCTCGCCCGCCTGAACGCGCTCGCCGAACGCTTTCGCGCTTCTGGGCGGACATACCCCGACGAGCAGCGACGACGCGACGAGCAGTTGTTCGACGAGGCGTGGCGGCGCGGCTTGACCGCGGTGCGCGGTCCGACCCGCCCGAACCTCGGTGAGCGCGTCACCTTGATCGCCCTCGAAGGCGTCGATCGCTCGTTCGTGTCCGAGGCGGGCGTGCGCGGTGAAACGCTCGCGTCGTTCCTGCGTGACTTGTACGACCTCGACACCGTCTTCGTGCAAAATCCGGGCGACGTCGACTGGCCTGCCCTGCGCGCCTCGGGCCGCTTCCTGGCGCTCGCCACGACGTCTCGTCATCGTGCCGAAGGGTGGCGTTCGGCGACGCCGGATCTGCACTTGGCCTTGTGGAATCCTTACGCCGTGCTCGATGTGAACGCGCCCGCCATCGTGACGTACGGCTACCGCGCCGGAGCGCTTCGCGCCCTCGCCGCTTACTTGAAAGGGGAGATGGAGGCGCTCGGCACGGCCCCTGTAGACCTTCGTTAG
- a CDS encoding DUF790 family protein, producing MTHDSLPDLMLPTELLLYRYRDGEVVPKRLAPSFHLSKLAQDLIEVFDASVGGRRAEITERVAALEGASIGFKVVRGLAHILATDYSKFEVKAPLEPTVLRSRVFALSSRMAGKMARGAILARVAAALSEEGVPLRPQEVEDHLYADLHENHVLVEFAPPTPQELLHRYNLAQVQGILYRAYALRITAHRNEPARYKQLLRYLKLFGLMVLVEGDADHGFTLTLDGPASLFRPSTRYGLAMAKLLPALLHVTKWSLVADVRPRADWEDVPESATFALDSECGLVSHYPVDAEFDSMIEEAFAARWAKTKTSWTLEREVDLVPVPGSVIVPDFRLVHPDGRSVLLEIVGYWRPEYLRKKFRSVAASGRTDLVLAVSERLNLDAAGVNPTDLPSGIRLVTFKGRLEPKAVLEALEASPA from the coding sequence GTGACGCACGACTCGCTGCCTGACCTCATGCTTCCGACCGAACTGCTGCTTTACCGCTACCGCGACGGGGAAGTCGTCCCGAAACGCTTGGCGCCGTCCTTTCACCTGTCGAAGCTCGCGCAGGATCTCATCGAGGTGTTCGACGCGAGCGTCGGAGGGCGCCGCGCCGAGATCACCGAGCGGGTGGCCGCCTTGGAGGGAGCCTCGATCGGCTTCAAGGTCGTGCGGGGACTCGCGCACATCCTCGCGACGGATTACTCGAAGTTCGAGGTGAAAGCTCCGCTGGAGCCCACCGTGCTGCGCTCGCGCGTGTTCGCGCTCTCGTCTCGCATGGCCGGCAAGATGGCGCGCGGCGCGATTCTCGCGCGGGTCGCCGCCGCCCTTTCCGAAGAGGGCGTGCCGCTTCGTCCTCAGGAAGTCGAGGATCACCTCTACGCGGACTTGCACGAAAATCACGTTCTCGTGGAGTTCGCGCCGCCCACACCCCAAGAACTTTTGCATCGATACAACCTCGCCCAAGTGCAAGGCATCTTGTACCGCGCGTACGCTTTGAGGATCACCGCGCACCGCAACGAGCCCGCGCGCTACAAGCAGTTGCTGCGATACCTGAAACTGTTCGGATTGATGGTCCTCGTCGAGGGCGACGCGGACCACGGCTTCACCTTGACGCTCGACGGTCCGGCCAGCCTCTTTCGTCCGTCGACGCGCTACGGCCTCGCGATGGCGAAGCTGCTGCCCGCCTTGCTGCACGTCACGAAGTGGTCGCTCGTCGCCGACGTGAGGCCGCGCGCCGATTGGGAGGACGTGCCGGAAAGCGCGACCTTCGCGCTCGACTCGGAGTGCGGACTTGTAAGCCACTACCCCGTGGACGCCGAGTTCGACTCGATGATCGAGGAGGCGTTCGCGGCGCGCTGGGCGAAAACGAAGACTTCGTGGACGTTGGAGCGGGAGGTGGACCTCGTTCCCGTTCCGGGCAGCGTCATCGTGCCCGACTTTCGCCTCGTTCACCCCGACGGGCGAAGCGTGCTGCTGGAAATCGTGGGATACTGGCGCCCCGAGTACTTGCGCAAGAAATTCAGGTCCGTCGCCGCCTCGGGTCGCACGGACCTCGTGCTTGCCGTGTCCGAGCGCCTCAACCTCGACGCGGCGGGCGTGAACCCTACGGACTTGCCGAGCGGAATTCGTCTCGTGACGTTCAAGGGGCGGCTCGAACCGAAGGCCGTGCTCGAAGCGTTGGAAGCGTCGCCCGCTTGA
- the rpmF gene encoding 50S ribosomal protein L32, protein MAKHPVPKKKTSKSKRDMRRSHHALVAPNLVECPQCHSKKLQHHVCTSCGYYEGRQVLSV, encoded by the coding sequence ATGGCGAAGCATCCCGTACCGAAGAAGAAGACGAGCAAGAGCAAGCGCGACATGCGTCGCAGCCACCACGCGCTCGTCGCCCCCAACCTCGTCGAGTGCCCGCAGTGCCACAGCAAAAAGCTGCAGCACCACGTTTGCACCAGCTGCGGCTACTACGAAGGCCGTCAAGTCCTCAGCGTCTAA